The stretch of DNA CGAGCTGTAGGCGACTCGGCTATTGGTCCGGGCGCCCACTTGGGCAGCTGTCGGGTCGCGGGCGCCATCCGACAGGCCCAGGACGGGCCGAGCTGCCCCGCGGCCAACTCAGCGGTCGTCACCCTCGAGGAACCGCGCTCCGGGGCCGTTTGCCGAGATGGCGTCCTCGGGATTGAAGAGGGCGCACGAGCGCAGGGACAGGCAGCCACAGCCGATGCAGGACGTCAACTCGTCGCGGAGGCGCTCGAGCTCCGTGATCTTCCCGTCGAGCCTGAGACGCCAGTCCTTCGAGAGTCTCTGCCAGTCGTCACGTGTTGGAGTCCTGCCGTCGGGAAGCCCGGCGAGCGCGGCCGAGGTCTCGGAAAGCGTCAGCCCGACCGACTGGGCGGCCCGGATGACGGCCACTCGGCGCAATGTCGCCCGCGGGAACCGGCGCTGATTGCCCAAGGTACGTTGCGACGCGATCAGCCCGCGTTCGTCGTAGAAGCGCAGCGCAGACGCCGCCACACCGCTTCGGGCGCTCAACTCGCCGATCGTCAGCATGTCGCCCATCGGCCCCATGCTAGTGGCTTGACTTCATGTGCACTTGAGGTTGTACTTTGCCGTCCATGAAGACATCCCGCACACATCGCCAAGCGCGATCCAGCTTCGCCGACCTTCCCAGGCTCATGAGGCTGATGACGGGGGACGAGAAGCACTCCCCGAGCGCCCACTCGACCCTCGACGTCCTCCAGGTCCTCTACGAGAGGATCCTGCGGGTCGATCCGTCGAACCCGCAC from Acidimicrobiia bacterium encodes:
- the soxR gene encoding redox-sensitive transcriptional activator SoxR, which encodes MGDMLTIGELSARSGVAASALRFYDERGLIASQRTLGNQRRFPRATLRRVAVIRAAQSVGLTLSETSAALAGLPDGRTPTRDDWQRLSKDWRLRLDGKITELERLRDELTSCIGCGCLSLRSCALFNPEDAISANGPGARFLEGDDR
- a CDS encoding transketolase, with amino-acid sequence MKTSRTHRQARSSFADLPRLMRLMTGDEKHSPSAHSTLDVLQVLYERILRVDPSNPH